The following are encoded in a window of Lactobacillus intestinalis genomic DNA:
- a CDS encoding RNA-guided endonuclease TnpB family protein, with protein sequence MDQAVTIKAKLFNIDDQTTHAFIKTMTAYRDACNFVSQYVFDHDFEFRFSQLNQALYHDLRDLFGLKSQMAQSVIRNVVARYKTIKTQLKQTPFRYNTGEKDAQGHAIWSQIPRDLTWLWRPVKFKRLQLDLQRNRDWSYLNTSSQLSLNTLMGRKKVDFVCKNFDQYLDASRWKFGSIKLLQFKNNWYIHLSATMSLSEYELKQTQHIVGIDRGLRFLAACYDEQGQTLLCSGQKVLRTRRKYKKLRAQLQAKGTKSAKRRLKKIGQRENRFISDVNHRLTKTLVDHYGPNTIFALEDLTNVRFATEKAAKKRRYEMVSWTFYQFEQFLAYKANLNSSTVVKVSPRFTSQRCPKCGRIRKENRNHELHLYICDECGYKSNDDRLAAMNIQFLGDQYHKGVKIPKFTKIRSAE encoded by the coding sequence TTGGATCAGGCAGTAACGATTAAAGCCAAGCTCTTTAATATTGATGATCAAACTACACACGCTTTTATAAAAACCATGACTGCATACAGAGATGCCTGCAACTTCGTTTCACAGTATGTTTTTGACCATGATTTTGAGTTTCGATTTTCTCAGCTAAATCAAGCCCTTTATCATGATTTGAGAGACTTGTTTGGGCTCAAAAGTCAAATGGCTCAATCGGTTATCAGAAATGTTGTTGCTCGCTATAAAACCATCAAAACCCAATTGAAGCAAACACCGTTTCGCTATAATACTGGGGAAAAAGATGCGCAGGGCCATGCTATCTGGTCGCAGATTCCGCGTGATCTCACTTGGCTTTGGCGTCCAGTTAAGTTTAAGCGTCTTCAGCTTGATCTTCAGCGCAATCGCGACTGGTCTTATTTAAATACAAGCAGCCAGCTTTCTTTGAATACCTTAATGGGGAGAAAGAAAGTTGATTTTGTCTGCAAAAATTTCGACCAGTATCTTGATGCTAGCCGTTGGAAGTTTGGCTCAATTAAGCTGCTTCAGTTCAAAAATAATTGGTATATCCACCTTAGTGCGACGATGTCCCTTTCTGAATATGAATTAAAGCAAACCCAGCACATCGTTGGGATTGATCGTGGCCTGCGCTTTTTGGCTGCCTGCTATGACGAACAGGGCCAGACTCTGCTTTGCAGCGGACAAAAAGTATTGCGCACCAGGCGCAAATATAAGAAACTCCGTGCTCAGCTTCAAGCCAAAGGCACTAAGTCTGCCAAGCGAAGACTTAAAAAGATCGGTCAGCGAGAGAACCGTTTTATAAGCGATGTTAATCATCGCCTTACCAAGACACTCGTTGATCATTACGGTCCCAATACTATCTTTGCTTTAGAAGACTTAACCAATGTCCGCTTTGCGACTGAGAAAGCTGCCAAAAAGCGTCGCTATGAAATGGTTTCTTGGACTTTTTACCAGTTTGAGCAGTTTTTAGCTTACAAAGCTAATTTGAATTCTTCAACTGTAGTCAAAGTTTCTCCAAGATTTACCAGCCAGCGCTGTCCTAAGTGCGGAAGAATCCGTAAGGAGAACCGCAACCATGAGTTGCACCTCTACATTTGTGATGAGTGTGGCTACAAATCCAATGACGATCGCCTAGCGGCCATGAATATCCAGTTTTTAGGAGACCAGTACCACAAAGGTGTTAAAATACCTAAATTTACTAAAATAAGATCTGCCGAGTAA
- a CDS encoding cation diffusion facilitator family transporter: MNKDHTTKRYIFVTLLNVIITIAEFFGGIISGSLALLSDAVHNLSDVGAIILSFVAHLISRKSRNKNKTFGYQRAETLAAFTNGVILIVISIVLFVEAIERFWKPEPIKGGIMLVVALIGLAANFISMWAMHKDAKKNLNVRSTFVHMMSDALSSIAVVIGAIFIYFWNVTWLDPLLTMLVSVFVLHEAYEITMKAANVLMESNPDIDLNKVNKIVLSFPEIKNIHHVHVWRYSDDYIMLDAHVNVSKDLTAGQFEKITQEIGKRLKKELGVNHINLQAECERGKNDDMIVSDSKHEN, from the coding sequence ATGAATAAAGATCATACAACTAAGCGCTATATTTTTGTTACGTTACTGAATGTAATTATTACAATTGCGGAATTCTTTGGAGGAATAATTTCTGGCTCACTCGCATTATTATCTGATGCTGTCCATAATTTGAGTGATGTAGGGGCGATTATTCTATCTTTTGTTGCCCATTTAATTAGTAGAAAAAGTCGTAATAAAAATAAGACCTTTGGCTATCAAAGAGCTGAAACTTTAGCAGCTTTTACTAATGGAGTTATCTTAATTGTTATCAGTATAGTGTTATTTGTAGAAGCTATTGAGCGCTTTTGGAAACCAGAACCCATTAAGGGTGGCATTATGCTGGTAGTAGCTTTGATCGGGTTAGCAGCTAATTTTATTTCTATGTGGGCAATGCATAAAGATGCTAAAAAGAACTTAAATGTGCGTTCAACTTTTGTTCATATGATGAGTGATGCTTTATCAAGTATTGCAGTCGTAATTGGAGCCATCTTTATTTATTTTTGGAATGTAACGTGGCTAGATCCGCTTTTAACAATGCTAGTTTCTGTTTTTGTTTTGCATGAAGCTTATGAAATTACAATGAAAGCTGCAAATGTGTTAATGGAATCCAACCCAGATATTGATTTAAACAAGGTTAATAAGATTGTATTATCATTTCCTGAAATAAAAAATATTCATCATGTCCATGTTTGGCGCTACAGCGATGATTACATTATGTTAGATGCCCATGTAAATGTCTCAAAGGATCTTACTGCGGGTCAATTTGAAAAAATTACCCAGGAAATAGGAAAAAGATTGAAAAAAGAACTCGGTGTGAATCATATTAATTTGCAGGCGGAATGTGAACGCGGAAAAAATGATGATATGATTGTTTCAGATTCAAAGCATGAAAATTAG
- a CDS encoding GHKL domain-containing protein, translating into MSETLSVCILVASLFVDLWMFFKINTVKLELDIQLLLSLLVMGIDLIVYVNLNIFGSLVASIIEIVGFYLIYKDKIDARLVVGSILFICTIDVFGNIVSEIITFENSNLQKYGSIIVLGSIILFTNKYYLKIKNILTGKDSNILLMIFTYLLVTSELILIIPLLIKSYRSFVIFVGVIYASQVLFGVVAYWTLVRIRKRLLREHKQREVIEKQKQLQEYTDYLEKSQDDLRAFRHDYKNILNSLKVSAQEGNVQEVVQKLDKYTETTLNSKALLKYKDVNHIYIKLIKSIIISKLTELYNLDIPYNFECRNNIHNLPHHIDELDLVRIIGITFDNAIEESKALIAEKHNIRSAEVQIMVYSDGPGEFEYEIRNRIQNKKILTSQIQQRGFTTKKNHKGLGLANIKEIENKYPDMSISYTIQDGWFDFYMTIDTEDGEENE; encoded by the coding sequence ATGTCAGAAACTCTATCAGTATGTATTTTGGTAGCTTCTCTATTTGTTGATCTCTGGATGTTTTTTAAAATTAATACAGTAAAGCTTGAATTAGATATTCAATTATTATTGTCACTTTTAGTTATGGGAATTGATCTAATAGTATATGTTAATTTAAACATTTTTGGATCTTTAGTAGCGAGTATTATAGAAATTGTAGGATTTTATTTAATATATAAAGATAAAATTGATGCTCGATTAGTAGTTGGCTCTATTTTATTTATTTGCACTATAGATGTTTTTGGTAATATTGTGTCTGAAATAATCACTTTTGAAAATAGTAATTTACAAAAGTATGGGTCGATTATTGTACTTGGAAGTATAATTTTATTTACTAATAAGTATTATCTAAAAATCAAAAACATCTTGACTGGTAAAGATAGTAATATTTTATTAATGATTTTTACTTACTTACTAGTAACGAGTGAATTAATTTTAATAATACCACTACTTATTAAATCATATCGATCATTTGTTATATTTGTCGGAGTAATATATGCTTCTCAAGTTTTATTTGGTGTAGTAGCATACTGGACGTTAGTGCGCATTAGAAAACGGTTATTAAGAGAACATAAACAAAGAGAAGTGATTGAAAAACAAAAACAATTGCAGGAATACACAGATTATCTTGAAAAAAGCCAAGATGATCTCCGGGCTTTTAGACATGATTATAAGAATATTCTTAATTCTTTAAAGGTAAGTGCTCAAGAAGGAAATGTTCAAGAAGTTGTTCAAAAATTAGACAAGTATACTGAAACTACTTTGAATTCGAAAGCCTTACTTAAATATAAAGACGTAAATCATATTTACATTAAGTTAATTAAGAGCATTATTATTTCCAAGCTAACAGAATTGTATAATTTGGATATTCCATATAATTTTGAATGTCGGAATAATATCCATAATTTGCCACACCATATAGATGAACTGGATCTGGTACGGATTATTGGCATCACTTTCGATAATGCAATCGAGGAAAGTAAAGCATTAATTGCCGAAAAGCATAATATTCGAAGTGCTGAAGTCCAAATAATGGTATATTCTGATGGTCCTGGTGAATTTGAATATGAAATCAGAAACAGAATCCAAAATAAAAAGATCTTAACTAGTCAAATTCAACAACGTGGTTTTACTACAAAGAAGAATCATAAAGGGCTCGGATTAGCTAATATTAAAGAAATAGAGAATAAATATCCTGATATGTCAATTTCTTATACCATCCAAGATGGCTGGTTTGACTTTTACATGACAATTGATACGGAAGATGGTGAAGAAAATGAGTAA
- a CDS encoding LytR/AlgR family response regulator transcription factor, which yields MSKFPIIVCDDDEDLANQLAKNINASIQNLTDDNGSYGELDECVTFVANNFAQAVGYVVANDIKNGIYFLDIELSRESEAKNGVDLAEFIKKNDENAQIIFVTAYDKYAPLTYRRRIGAIDYISKAMSSDKIIQRIEETLRNAIDNLSNRIKFGQRDFTYKIGRRICKVAEDNVLFIEHSTAQHKVHLVTENGEVEYKGNISQIDQENSFLVKVSQSALVNPKNINAIDTKERTIIFNDDQMVSYSRAYKAVIKTLVAKFENIKVSR from the coding sequence ATGAGTAAGTTCCCAATTATTGTATGTGATGATGATGAAGATTTGGCTAATCAGTTAGCTAAGAATATTAATGCATCTATTCAAAATTTAACCGATGATAATGGAAGTTATGGGGAATTAGATGAATGTGTTACATTCGTTGCTAATAATTTTGCTCAAGCAGTAGGATATGTTGTTGCAAATGATATTAAGAATGGTATTTACTTCTTAGATATTGAATTAAGTCGTGAGTCTGAAGCTAAGAATGGGGTGGATTTAGCTGAATTCATCAAGAAGAATGATGAAAATGCTCAAATCATCTTCGTAACAGCCTACGATAAATACGCCCCATTAACATATCGCCGTCGTATCGGTGCAATTGACTATATTAGTAAAGCTATGTCATCTGATAAGATTATTCAGCGTATTGAGGAAACATTGCGTAATGCCATTGATAATCTATCTAATAGAATTAAGTTTGGTCAGCGTGATTTTACTTATAAAATTGGCCGCCGTATATGTAAAGTGGCTGAAGATAATGTACTTTTCATTGAACACAGTACAGCCCAACATAAAGTACATCTGGTTACTGAAAATGGGGAGGTAGAGTATAAGGGAAATATTAGTCAAATTGATCAAGAAAACTCATTCTTAGTAAAAGTTTCTCAATCTGCTTTGGTGAATCCTAAGAATATTAATGCAATTGATACAAAGGAACGCACTATTATATTTAATGATGATCAGATGGTAAGCTATTCTAGAGCGTATAAAGCTGTGATTAAAACGCTTGTAGCTAAATTTGAGAATATCAAAGTTAGTAGATAA
- the rplM gene encoding 50S ribosomal protein L13, which produces MRTTPLAKSSEIERKWYIVDATDVSLGRLSTAVATILRGKNKPQYTPNVDTGDNVIIINASKIKLTGKKATDKFYYHHSSWRGGLKSVSYGELLAENPVKMVEISVKGMLPHNTLGHKQFMKMHVYAGEDHKQEAQQPEKLDINKLI; this is translated from the coding sequence TTGCGTACTACACCATTAGCAAAATCTAGTGAAATTGAACGTAAGTGGTACATTGTTGATGCAACTGACGTATCTTTAGGTCGTCTTTCAACTGCTGTAGCCACTATTTTGAGAGGTAAGAATAAGCCTCAATATACCCCAAACGTTGATACAGGTGACAACGTTATCATCATCAACGCTTCTAAGATTAAGTTGACTGGTAAGAAGGCAACTGACAAGTTTTACTACCACCACTCATCATGGCGTGGTGGCTTGAAGTCCGTATCATACGGTGAGTTACTTGCTGAAAATCCAGTTAAGATGGTTGAAATTTCAGTTAAAGGTATGCTTCCACACAACACTCTTGGCCATAAGCAATTCATGAAGATGCATGTTTATGCTGGTGAAGATCACAAGCAAGAAGCACAACAACCTGAAAAGTTAGACATTAACAAATTAATCTAG
- a CDS encoding 2,3-bisphosphoglycerate-dependent phosphoglycerate mutase yields the protein MVKLVLVRHGESIANAANVYTGWNDVPLTEKGREQAKMAGERIKQLADFYPTHIHTSVLSRAIVTANIVSDVCDFLYLPITKTWRLNERHYGALRGLNKDVSRKVFGKDQVLEWRRGFYSIPPKQGSPMIDRRYKLCDQHLMPRAESLYQTQLRLMPYYYDKIASRMLRGEDQIIVAHGSSLRALIKKIENINDHDIVNLEVPNAEPIVYTMDKQLNIIDKKILR from the coding sequence ATGGTAAAGTTAGTTTTAGTAAGACATGGTGAAAGTATTGCAAATGCCGCTAATGTGTATACAGGATGGAATGATGTTCCTTTAACTGAAAAAGGGCGCGAACAAGCCAAAATGGCGGGAGAAAGAATTAAACAATTAGCAGACTTTTATCCTACCCATATTCATACCTCAGTTTTATCTCGGGCAATTGTTACAGCTAATATTGTAAGTGATGTGTGCGATTTTTTATATTTGCCTATTACTAAGACTTGGCGCTTGAATGAACGTCATTATGGGGCTTTAAGGGGCCTTAATAAGGATGTTTCACGCAAGGTGTTTGGTAAAGATCAAGTATTAGAGTGGCGACGTGGTTTTTATTCTATTCCGCCAAAGCAAGGTTCACCAATGATTGATCGACGATATAAACTGTGTGATCAACATTTAATGCCACGTGCAGAAAGTTTATATCAAACTCAGCTACGCTTAATGCCTTATTATTATGACAAGATTGCTAGTCGAATGCTTCGAGGAGAAGATCAAATAATTGTTGCACATGGATCTAGCTTGAGAGCTTTAATTAAAAAGATTGAAAATATCAATGATCATGATATTGTTAATTTAGAAGTTCCTAATGCAGAGCCAATAGTATATACAATGGATAAACAATTGAATATTATTGATAAAAAGATTCTTAGATAA
- a CDS encoding bacteriocin produces MKKENIQKQVLNEKELKKIIGGRNSAVAIFGKNTKRITQIFNLKKKH; encoded by the coding sequence ATGAAAAAGGAAAATATACAAAAACAGGTGTTAAATGAAAAAGAACTAAAGAAGATTATAGGCGGAAGAAACTCAGCTGTAGCTATATTTGGAAAGAATACTAAAAGAATTACCCAAATTTTCAATTTAAAGAAGAAGCATTAA
- a CDS encoding Blp family class II bacteriocin produces the protein MERLNDKELKSVLGGKKKPKFNAGKCFVGTAGSALAGARGLSGFGWQGAVAGAVLSGGLGAWNNCKG, from the coding sequence ATGGAAAGATTAAATGATAAGGAATTAAAAAGTGTTTTAGGTGGAAAGAAAAAGCCAAAATTTAATGCAGGTAAATGCTTTGTAGGAACTGCAGGTAGTGCTCTTGCTGGAGCAAGAGGATTAAGTGGATTTGGATGGCAAGGAGCAGTTGCTGGTGCCGTACTTTCTGGTGGATTAGGTGCTTGGAATAATTGTAAAGGTTAA
- a CDS encoding AAA family ATPase: MRKIFLLRGAPGSGKSSFIARHHLQPYAISRDQIRLLLADLTVYYEENEDYLHQVIPRHVTVRTEQMVDNLVEHKMSYGETVIVDGTHIVPSAIEHFKPLVDKYHYELFVVDLMQHNTLESLLKRNEIRMHYDWVKPEVVKQMYRSYEAHPEVPDWAHRIVPTQMDKALSQRESNLDHYSHVIAVPDGVKEEDFPHVHISNFYFSFNNKFTEKYGTYRNVVTIAKTREEAIEEFKLPYFVFKFHHKHFLISAYPIRNEMLDPIRKSKGVWTYNTGLYNVADFLKEFPENKNQHVHQFNLSKLDPTRLLHIW, translated from the coding sequence ATGCGTAAAATATTTTTACTCCGAGGTGCACCAGGCTCAGGCAAATCTTCTTTTATTGCCCGACATCATTTACAACCATATGCAATTAGTCGGGATCAAATTCGATTACTATTAGCGGATTTAACTGTATATTATGAAGAAAATGAAGATTACTTACATCAGGTAATCCCACGCCATGTTACTGTGCGTACTGAGCAAATGGTAGATAATCTCGTGGAACATAAAATGTCATATGGAGAAACTGTTATCGTTGATGGGACTCATATTGTCCCAAGTGCGATTGAACATTTTAAGCCACTAGTTGATAAATATCATTATGAGTTGTTTGTTGTTGACTTAATGCAACATAATACGCTGGAGAGTTTGCTTAAGCGTAACGAAATTAGGATGCATTATGATTGGGTAAAACCCGAAGTTGTTAAGCAGATGTATCGTTCATATGAAGCTCATCCCGAAGTTCCTGATTGGGCTCATAGAATTGTACCAACTCAAATGGATAAAGCACTCTCTCAAAGAGAAAGTAACTTGGATCATTATTCACATGTGATTGCCGTTCCGGATGGAGTTAAGGAAGAAGACTTTCCTCATGTGCACATTTCTAATTTTTACTTTTCATTCAATAATAAATTTACCGAGAAATATGGAACTTATCGTAATGTGGTGACAATTGCTAAGACTCGTGAAGAAGCAATTGAAGAATTTAAATTGCCCTATTTTGTATTTAAATTTCACCACAAACACTTCCTTATTTCTGCATATCCAATTAGAAATGAAATGCTTGATCCAATTAGAAAAAGCAAGGGAGTTTGGACCTACAACACGGGCTTGTATAATGTGGCCGACTTTTTAAAGGAGTTCCCGGAAAACAAGAACCAGCATGTTCATCAATTCAATTTGAGCAAACTTGATCCAACACGCTTGCTTCATATTTGGTAA
- the rpsI gene encoding 30S ribosomal protein S9, whose translation MAQQAAYAGTGRRKDSVARVRLVPGNGKITVNNKDVDQYIPFPNLVKDLKQPLTLTETEGQYDVLVNVNGGGFSGQAGAIRHGISRALLEVDPDFRGPLKKAGFLTRDPRMKERKKPGLKKARKASQFSKR comes from the coding sequence ATGGCACAACAAGCTGCATACGCAGGTACTGGTCGCCGCAAGGATTCAGTTGCGCGCGTTCGTTTAGTACCAGGTAACGGTAAGATCACTGTTAATAATAAAGATGTTGATCAATACATTCCATTCCCTAACTTGGTAAAGGACTTGAAGCAACCTTTAACTTTAACTGAAACTGAAGGTCAATACGACGTATTAGTTAACGTTAATGGTGGTGGATTCTCTGGCCAAGCCGGTGCTATCCGTCACGGTATTTCACGTGCTCTTCTTGAAGTAGACCCAGATTTCCGTGGTCCATTGAAGAAGGCCGGTTTCTTAACTCGTGACCCAAGAATGAAGGAAAGAAAGAAGCCAGGTTTGAAGAAGGCCCGTAAAGCTTCTCAATTCTCAAAGCGTTAA
- a CDS encoding sulfite exporter TauE/SafE family protein: MGTIGTIIFLIFAGILAGAVSAVASMASLVSYPALLIAGAPPVMANITNTAALIFTGFGSALSSLEDMKGHWREAAKYALFILSGALLGSILLLRFPGTVFEKLVPFFVIFSGGMLVLSGSKKSFDLDGEHSKGKTIAAYIGMFFAGIYTGYFGAAAGVLNLIFLTYVSDASFVTVNAMKNILGSLGNLVALIVFIVGSKVDWKMAIPLAVGLFVGGYLGQKSIKYMSPTLVRWITAALSLVLAGYLFYTAYLQ, translated from the coding sequence ATGGGAACAATAGGGACAATCATCTTTTTAATTTTTGCAGGCATTTTAGCTGGAGCCGTTTCTGCAGTGGCAAGTATGGCGTCTTTGGTTTCCTATCCAGCACTGTTAATCGCAGGCGCTCCTCCTGTAATGGCTAATATTACTAATACAGCAGCTTTGATTTTTACAGGTTTTGGATCTGCTTTGTCATCTTTAGAGGATATGAAGGGACATTGGCGGGAAGCGGCTAAATATGCACTCTTTATCTTAAGTGGAGCGCTGCTTGGGAGTATTTTGCTTTTGCGTTTTCCGGGGACGGTTTTTGAAAAATTAGTTCCTTTCTTCGTGATTTTTTCAGGAGGGATGCTAGTTTTAAGTGGAAGTAAAAAATCTTTTGATTTAGATGGCGAACATTCTAAAGGTAAAACTATTGCAGCCTACATTGGGATGTTCTTTGCAGGGATTTATACCGGATACTTTGGAGCAGCTGCTGGAGTGTTAAACTTAATCTTTTTAACTTACGTTAGTGATGCTAGCTTTGTCACTGTAAATGCGATGAAGAATATCTTAGGCTCGCTTGGAAATCTAGTAGCTTTAATTGTATTCATTGTTGGATCTAAAGTAGATTGGAAAATGGCAATTCCTTTAGCAGTTGGATTATTTGTTGGAGGGTATCTAGGTCAAAAGAGTATTAAGTATATGTCGCCAACTTTAGTTAGATGGATCACTGCAGCTTTATCTTTAGTATTAGCAGGATACTTATTCTATACCGCATATTTACAATAG
- a CDS encoding histidine phosphatase family protein: MATEVYLVRHGETMFNQLNKVQGWCDSPLTVKGIDDLKRTADALAQVHFDNMYSSDLKRAIDTVHLMKNANIVSKIGKIKKLPEFREVFFGSFEGDDINETWKQVALAAGIGPVDDVQKIINQIGIYKFREATKEADPRHLAENKQELDERMVRAIDVLHDLTKNEKRVLLVSHGDFIKTLAIKYWEKSDGLHDVPFPDNGSVTRGILHDDGKFEIVDYNVNAENL, from the coding sequence TTGGCAACAGAGGTTTATTTAGTACGTCATGGAGAAACAATGTTTAATCAATTGAACAAAGTTCAAGGATGGTGCGATTCACCTTTAACAGTAAAGGGAATTGATGATTTAAAAAGAACTGCTGATGCATTAGCACAGGTTCACTTTGATAATATGTATTCTTCAGATTTAAAAAGAGCAATTGATACAGTTCATTTGATGAAGAATGCTAATATTGTTTCTAAAATTGGTAAGATTAAAAAGTTACCCGAATTCAGAGAAGTATTCTTTGGCAGTTTCGAAGGTGATGATATCAATGAAACTTGGAAACAAGTAGCACTGGCTGCAGGAATTGGTCCTGTAGATGATGTGCAGAAAATCATTAATCAGATAGGGATTTATAAATTTAGAGAAGCTACTAAAGAAGCAGATCCTCGTCACTTAGCAGAAAATAAGCAAGAACTTGATGAAAGAATGGTTCGCGCAATTGATGTCTTGCATGACCTTACCAAAAATGAAAAAAGAGTCCTTTTAGTATCACATGGTGATTTCATAAAGACTCTTGCTATCAAATATTGGGAAAAAAGCGATGGCTTGCATGATGTTCCATTTCCTGATAATGGAAGTGTTACTCGTGGAATACTTCATGATGATGGTAAATTTGAAATTGTTGATTACAATGTAAACGCAGAAAATCTATAA
- a CDS encoding DJ-1 family glyoxalase III, with the protein MTKVAVVFADGCEEVEGLSVVDVLRRLNVETDMVGLKSINVLGDHNIKLTCDKVVDDSLLDYDLVAFPGGRTGAENLRDDKKLADLMVKRHKQGKWDAAMCAAPIALGRYGVLDNADYTCYPGFEKEIEKDAPTSHFKETITVTDNSKKVITSRGPATAWAYAYAIAEALGIDTTEIKKGMLYDYLATHIQESL; encoded by the coding sequence ATGACAAAAGTTGCTGTAGTTTTCGCAGACGGCTGCGAAGAAGTCGAAGGACTTAGTGTGGTCGATGTTTTACGTCGCTTAAACGTTGAAACAGATATGGTTGGTTTAAAGAGCATTAATGTACTAGGTGATCACAATATTAAATTGACTTGTGACAAAGTAGTCGATGATAGTTTACTAGATTATGACCTAGTAGCTTTTCCTGGAGGAAGAACCGGCGCTGAAAACTTACGTGATGACAAAAAATTAGCTGACTTAATGGTTAAACGTCATAAACAAGGCAAGTGGGATGCTGCAATGTGTGCAGCTCCAATTGCTCTTGGTCGCTACGGCGTTTTGGACAATGCAGATTATACCTGTTATCCAGGTTTTGAAAAAGAAATTGAAAAAGATGCTCCTACGAGTCATTTTAAAGAGACGATCACCGTGACTGACAATAGCAAAAAGGTGATCACTAGTCGTGGTCCTGCCACTGCCTGGGCTTATGCTTATGCAATTGCAGAGGCGTTGGGCATTGATACCACCGAAATCAAAAAGGGCATGCTTTATGATTATTTAGCTACTCATATTCAAGAAAGCCTTTAA